Proteins encoded in a region of the Mycobacterium branderi genome:
- a CDS encoding LLM class flavin-dependent oxidoreductase, whose translation MRHAIYLPLFGDLADPRALVDIALAAETHGWQGLFVWDHVLSPIPGEWAIADPWIALAAVATVTARIRLGPMVTPLPRRRIIKVARETVTLDRLSGGRLILGLGIGIDTGRELSAFREVTDARRRARMLDIGTKALVDLWSGATVINTHEVILDGVRALPGPVQQPRIPIWFGTERVSGPPVARAAHYDGLFPLHARPADIPLIFEAVAEIRGDIDGFDVAVVARPDTDVDAFQTAGATWAMHAFWPGHRPDQVLRLIESGPPQ comes from the coding sequence GTGCGCCACGCTATCTATCTCCCACTGTTTGGAGACCTTGCTGATCCTCGGGCATTAGTCGATATAGCCCTTGCAGCCGAAACGCACGGATGGCAGGGGCTTTTCGTCTGGGACCATGTCCTGAGCCCGATCCCTGGCGAGTGGGCAATCGCAGATCCTTGGATTGCCTTGGCCGCCGTAGCCACTGTGACGGCGCGCATCCGGTTAGGCCCAATGGTCACCCCGCTTCCGCGTCGCAGAATCATCAAAGTGGCACGCGAAACCGTCACCCTTGATCGCCTCAGCGGCGGTCGACTGATCCTGGGCCTGGGCATTGGCATCGACACAGGCCGCGAACTATCGGCGTTCCGCGAGGTTACCGATGCGCGTCGGCGTGCTCGCATGCTCGACATCGGGACCAAAGCGTTAGTCGACTTGTGGTCCGGCGCAACGGTTATCAACACGCACGAGGTCATCCTTGACGGTGTGCGTGCACTTCCCGGCCCCGTACAGCAGCCACGAATTCCGATTTGGTTCGGCACCGAGCGCGTCAGCGGGCCACCAGTCGCACGGGCCGCCCACTACGACGGACTCTTTCCCCTCCATGCCCGGCCAGCGGACATCCCGCTCATTTTCGAAGCCGTCGCCGAGATTCGCGGCGACATCGACGGTTTCGACGTCGCGGTCGTCGCTCGCCCCGACACCGACGTCGACGCATTTCAGACTGCCGGAGCGACATGGGCGATGCATGCCTTCTGGCCCGGCCACCGTCCCGACCAAGTACTCCGGCTCATCGAAAGCGGCCCGCCCCAGTGA
- a CDS encoding alpha/beta fold hydrolase: MTASFGPEDAGCALPPLRSVEFPGGMGQAMVRVAPGASPVLLLHGWAITSDFNFCHVMGPLAERFGVIAMDLRGHGRGLPLTRTERFSITQCADDVAALLDAIELDRVVVCGYSLGGPVGLEFARRHRDRIAGLILQATAMSFDTPSDRISRVALKALRPLANRSRGIGRSLPLRYFNRVRNGHPLTAEWWPWLRGELVLCHPRVIVDAILDEYAFDFRPHVATIAGLPTVVVVTARDRAVSPCDQRLMATLLGAAVMEIDADHDVFLTDPDTYVDATVAAAERLRCDT, from the coding sequence GTGACGGCAAGCTTCGGGCCGGAGGATGCCGGCTGCGCGCTGCCGCCGTTGCGCTCGGTCGAATTCCCGGGCGGTATGGGGCAGGCCATGGTCCGCGTGGCGCCGGGCGCAAGCCCGGTGCTGCTGCTGCACGGGTGGGCGATCACGTCCGACTTCAACTTCTGCCATGTGATGGGCCCGCTCGCCGAGCGCTTCGGGGTTATCGCAATGGATTTGCGCGGGCACGGTCGCGGTCTGCCGCTGACGCGCACGGAACGGTTCAGCATCACTCAGTGCGCCGACGACGTCGCTGCGCTGCTCGACGCGATCGAGCTCGACCGCGTTGTCGTATGCGGTTATTCACTCGGCGGGCCTGTCGGACTGGAATTCGCCCGCCGCCACCGCGATCGCATAGCGGGACTGATCCTGCAGGCAACCGCCATGTCCTTCGACACGCCGAGCGACCGGATCAGTCGCGTCGCGCTAAAGGCGTTGCGCCCGTTGGCCAATCGCAGCCGCGGCATTGGTCGCTCGTTGCCACTGCGCTATTTCAACCGCGTGCGAAATGGGCATCCCCTCACCGCGGAATGGTGGCCGTGGCTGCGGGGTGAGCTCGTGTTGTGCCACCCGCGGGTGATCGTCGATGCGATTCTTGACGAATATGCCTTCGACTTTCGCCCGCACGTGGCAACAATCGCCGGGCTACCCACCGTGGTCGTCGTCACCGCACGCGACCGGGCAGTGTCGCCCTGCGATCAACGTTTAATGGCCACACTGCTCGGTGCCGCGGTGATGGAGATTGACGCCGACCATGACGTCTTCCTCACCGACCCGGACACCTACGTCGACGCGACGGTTGCGGCCGCCGAGCGCCTGCGCTGCGACACGTGA
- a CDS encoding recombinase family protein, translating into MGKAKTPAQRVGARSAAIYARISADVEGTGLGVARQLEDCRKLAAERGWPIGDEYVDNDVSAYSGKPRREYARMLDDLKSGARDAVIVYNLDRLHRRPVELEDFVTLCESVGVRDVATVTADIDLGNDDGLFMARIFAAFAAKESGRKSARIRRKMLQNAEKGLPHGPARPFGYEPDKITLRPEEAKIVREMVDRYLAGASIRSLTIWLSDTGVAPPASKSWQTTTVRNILASGRIAGLREHHGEVIGAAAWPAIITAGERDRILARMTARSVTKTRAPRTYLLSGMLRCGRCGNRLFSQARHNNPTNRVRRYVCLKGPDHGGCGRLTVVALPVEELLTDAVLTRLDSPQLAGALAGRSSVDADVAALAAQLEADQARLDELAGLYAEGAVSAREWIAARDPITDRIARARRDIAKATDTSAVMDLVGCGEVLRGQWDDLDIDRQQAIIKSVLDHAVIAPGTPGSRKLDINRVQPHWRI; encoded by the coding sequence ATGGGGAAAGCGAAAACTCCAGCTCAGCGTGTCGGGGCGCGGTCCGCGGCGATCTACGCCCGCATCTCAGCCGATGTGGAGGGCACCGGCCTGGGGGTCGCCCGTCAACTCGAAGACTGCCGCAAGCTCGCCGCGGAGCGAGGCTGGCCGATCGGTGACGAGTACGTCGACAATGATGTCTCAGCGTATTCGGGAAAGCCGCGCCGCGAGTACGCCCGCATGCTGGATGACCTGAAATCCGGTGCGCGGGATGCGGTGATCGTCTACAACCTCGACCGGCTACATCGCCGTCCGGTCGAGTTGGAAGACTTCGTGACGCTGTGTGAGTCGGTCGGGGTGCGTGATGTCGCTACCGTGACCGCCGACATCGATTTGGGTAACGATGACGGGTTGTTCATGGCCCGGATTTTCGCCGCGTTCGCCGCCAAAGAATCTGGCCGCAAATCCGCGCGTATCCGCCGCAAGATGTTGCAGAACGCCGAAAAAGGCCTGCCGCACGGCCCGGCGCGCCCTTTCGGATACGAGCCCGACAAAATTACCCTGCGCCCTGAGGAAGCCAAGATCGTGCGGGAGATGGTCGACCGGTATCTCGCGGGTGCGTCGATCCGGTCGTTGACCATCTGGCTCAGCGACACCGGTGTGGCCCCGCCCGCGTCGAAGTCGTGGCAGACCACCACGGTGCGCAACATTTTGGCCTCCGGACGGATCGCCGGGCTCCGGGAGCATCATGGTGAGGTGATCGGCGCCGCGGCGTGGCCGGCGATCATCACCGCGGGCGAGCGCGACCGCATCCTTGCCCGGATGACTGCTCGCAGCGTCACGAAAACTCGCGCCCCGCGCACCTACCTGCTGTCGGGGATGTTGCGGTGCGGGCGGTGTGGGAATCGGTTGTTTTCCCAAGCCCGCCATAACAATCCGACTAACCGGGTGCGGCGCTACGTGTGTTTGAAAGGTCCCGATCACGGTGGCTGCGGGCGACTGACCGTGGTGGCGCTGCCGGTCGAGGAATTGCTCACCGATGCGGTGCTGACCCGACTGGACTCACCCCAGCTGGCAGGAGCATTAGCAGGTAGGTCCAGTGTGGACGCCGACGTCGCCGCGTTGGCCGCCCAGTTGGAGGCCGACCAGGCCCGCTTGGATGAATTGGCCGGGCTGTATGCAGAGGGGGCGGTGTCGGCGCGGGAATGGATCGCTGCCCGCGACCCCATCACCGACCGCATCGCCCGCGCCCGCCGCGACATCGCCAAGGCCACCGACACCAGTGCGGTGATGGATCTGGTGGGCTGCGGCGAGGTGCTGCGCGGTCAGTGGGATGACCTTGACATCGACCGCCAACAAGCCATCATCAAATCAGTGCTCGATCACGCCGTCATCGCACCCGGCACGCCCGGGTCGCGCAAGTTGGATATCAACCGGGTACAGCCGCATTGGCGGATTTAG